AAGGGGGAATTTTCATGGTATCCGTTGGTTGCAGAATCCACACGCATCCCGCACGTACAGATCCCGGTCTGGTGGAACGGTTTCGCAATATCCCGGTTGCGAATCTTGACGACTGCATGGGACGTACAGCAGCGCTCTCCTCCGCCATCAGGCCCTATGGCCCGCGCCGGCTGTTAGGGCAGGCATTTACTGTAAGAGTCCCGGCGGGGGACAATCTGATGTTCCATAAGGCCATGGATATGGCTCAGCCAGGAGACGTTTTTGTGATTGATGCTTTCGGCTGCGAAGAACGCTCTATATTGGGGGAGCTGATGGTAAGTTACTGTAAAATACGGGGTGCTTCCGGCATTGTGGTGGACGGCTGTATCCGGGACGCAGACGCCATTCGGGCGATGAATTTCCCCATATATGCAAGGGGAGTTACGCCCAATGGCCCCTACAAGAACGGGCCAGGTGAAATCGGTGGAGCAGTTGTTGTAGGTGGACAGGTTATTCGTCCTGGTGATATTCTTGCAGGAGACGGCGACGGAATTGTTGTAATACGTCCGGAGGATGCGGAGGAGATTTTGGAGCAGGTCGAAAAGCTCATGGCCAACGAGTCCCGCACTCTCAGTGAGATGAAGCAGCATAGTACATATATCCGCCCCTGGGTGGACGAGAAGCTGGCAGAATTGAAATGTGAATATTTATGAGGTATCCAAATGAAAATTTTTGTCAACGAACCCATACATCCGGCAGCAATGGAACTGCTGCGGTCACGGGCTGAAGTTGTCTCCGAATGGGAGGATGTCCCGGCTGTCAGCGCGGCATTGGTGCGGACAACAAAAATTGGACCTGATTTTTTAAATCGAGCGAAGCAGCTGCGCGTGATCGGAAAGCACGGGATCGGGTACGACAATATTGACATTGCATCTGCGAAGGAGAGAGGGATTGCTGTTGTCTATACTCCTTTGGCGAATGTCAACTCGGTGGCTGAACTGGCGGTATCTCTTTTCCTTGCGTTGGCCCGAAAGCTGGTTTCCGCTCAAAAATTGATACGTTCCGGAGAGTGCACCAGGATCGCGCCCCCTGAGCTGACGGGCACTGAGTTGAGCGGAAAGACAGTGGCCCTGATCGGCCTTGGACACATTGCACAGCAGGTTGCACAGATTCTAGGAGTCGGTTTTCACTGCCACCTTGTGGGATATGACCCATATGTTTCCCGGGAAAAAATGGCTACGCTCGACATTGAGAAAGCAGATTGTTTGAAAGAAGCGCTGAGGGCGGGAGATTTGATCAACATCAGCGTGCCCCTCAATGACAGCACCCGTGGTATGATCGGCTCCGCGGAACTGGGCGTCTGTCGCCCCACTGCAATTCTGGTCAATACGGCACGTGGCGGGATTGTAGATGAGGTGGCGCTCTATGAAGCGCTGTCCCGTAATGAGCTGGCTGCGGCAGCAAGTGATGTTTTTGCCGTCGAGCCTCCCGGTGTGGATATGCCGCTGATGTCTTTACCCAATTTTCTGCCCACTCCGCATATAGGAGCCAATACGGAGGAGGCGCTTTATCGTATGGGGATTACGGTAGTGGAAGATCTTTTCGCCGTTCTGAACGGTGTTTCTCCACGATTTCCTGTTCCGTAAACGGATGAGATAAAAGAAAGGAGATTCACTATGCAACCCAAAAATTCCATTCGTCGAAAGCCTGCTTTTCCGGACGGCATGTTGATCGTCCTTGGAGTCATCATACTGTGTGTCATCGTGACTTGGTTTATTCCTTCGGGTCAATACGACCGTATTTTAGATGCCAGCGGACGGCAGATCGTTGATCCAAACTCTTTCCATTATATTGAAAGCGAAAAAATCAGTCTCCTGCGTATTCCACACTTTATTGTAGAGGGTACGATTGCACAAGCGGAAATGATTTTCTTCCTGCTGACGATCGGTGGCTGCTATGAAATCGTAATGCACACCGGAGTGCTTCAGGCGATCATAGCCAGAATGGCCAAATGGAAAGTGCGGGACATGGCGTTTATACTGGTCTTTACGCTGGTGTTTGCCGTGATCGCAGCTCCTGCTGGCGGTGTAGTGTCTTTCATCGGATTTGCGCCCATTTTTGTCATGATCGCCCGGGCCATGGGCTATGATGCGCTTGTGGGCGTCTCTCTGGTGCTGCTAGGAGGTGCTGTGGGTGCTGCTGCTGGACCGATCACTCCCTTTACCACAGGCGTTGCCCAGGGAATTGCAGAACTGCCGCTGTATTCCGGCCTGTCTTACCGGATAATCTGCATGCTTGTTTTGTGGATTGTTACAGCCCTCTTTATTGCTCGGTATGCTAAAAAAGTTCGGTTGGATCCCTCAAAGAGCTATGTTTACGATCTTGAGCAGGTGCAGAAGAATCAAGAAGTAGAAAAGCACTATGACACCGATCTTTCGGCTCAACAGATCGCTATTCTGGTGATTTTTATTTTAGGCTTGTGCCTGATCATCTATGGCAGCCTTCGCCTGAACTGGGGCAATCGAGTTCATATGCAGATCTATCTGTGCATGAGCGTGATTCTTGCGATTGTTGGTAAGTTCAATCCCAATGAGACAGTCCGGGTCTTTGTGCGAGGAGCCAAGGGGATGCTGGCCGCAGCTCTGGTACTGGGGCTTTCCCGCAGTATTAGCATGATTCTGGATGAGGCGCTGGTTCTGGACACCGTTATTTACGGCTGCGCTGCGATTTTGAACGGGCTTCCCACGTTGCTGCGGGGGCCGGCTATGCTGATTGCCAATACGGTTGTCAATGTTTTCATTATTTCTGGAAGCGGGCAGGCTGCCGCAGTTATGCCGGTGTTCATCCCTGTTGCGGATTTGGTGGGGCTGACTCGTCAAACCGCTGTGCTGGCCTTCAATTTCGGCGATGGCTTTTCCAACTGGATCCTTCCGCATTCTGCTCCGCTGATGGGATTTATTGGTGCTACCAGCATCTCCTACGGAAAATGGTTTAAATACTTCTGGAAGCTATTCCTGCTTTGGAATGCCTTGGCCATGGCGCTTCTTTTTATTGCACAGTTAATGAACTATGGGCCTTTCTAAATGAAAAGGAGATCACGATCTATGATGACAAAAGAAGAAATTCTGAATGCTGCAAAAAAATGGGAAGATTTTTGCATCGCTCTGCGCAGGGATTTCCATGAATCCCCTGAATTGTCCGGGCAGGAAACTCAAACAATTGCTCGTATTTGTACTGAGTTACGTGCTGTGGGACTCTCTCCCATCGAAGTGCAAGATGGTGGTGTTTTAGCGGTAATCGAGGGAGATGCTCCTGGCAAAACCGTGCTTTTGCGGGCGGACGTGGATGCACTTCCTGTTCAGGAGGATCCGTGCAATCTTTTGCGCAAGAAAGAATGTGTCAGCAAGATCCCCGGCGTGTCCCATGTGTGCGGCCATGACTGCCATGCAGCCATGCTGGTCACTGTGGGGAAGATTCTTGCAGCCCGTCGGGATTTTCCTGGGCGAATTGTGCTCATGTTTGAACGCGGTGAAGAAGGGGGCGGCAATCTCCGGTATCTCATTGATTATCTGCAAAAGAACCATTGGGACATTGATGGAGTTTGGGGCATGCACCTAAACAGTGATATTCCCGCAGGAAAATTTGCGATTCGAAGTGGACCGTTGATGGCTGGGGGACTGATGTTTGACATCACATTGGTGGGTAAGGACGGACATGGTTCAAGGCCGGATTGGGCCAATAATCCTGTGGATTGCTTTCAGACGATTCAAACAGCATTGGATAAAATTCGTATGCGCGCGGTAGATCCAAATGATGCAATTACCTTTTCGATTTGCAGGGTGTCAACGGAGTCCCAGCGGCCCAATATTATTGGACGAACTTTAAATTTTGCCGGTACAGTTCGTTACTTTGATTTGGAAAGAGCATACCGTCCTTTCAGCAAGGCAATGCGGCGAATTATTGATAATATTGCCGATGCTTTTGAATGCGAAGCAGTATATAATCAGTTTGAGTGTATTGCAGTCCCTCTTATCAATCAATCTGATTGTTATGAAATTGCAAAGCAGACATTGACGGAGATTTTTGGAGAAGATCGTGTAGTGCAGGGGCCATTGAAGTTTGGATCAGAGACACTTTCCTATGTAATGAGCTTTTGGCCGGGTATGTATTTGAATTTGGGTATTAAAGATCCCACATTGGGTACTGGATCCGGTCATCATACGGCCAAATTCGATGTAGATGAATCGCAGTTCAAAACCGGTGTCGCGGCACACATCGGATATGCCCTGGCCTTCTTGGAAAGCTCAAAGAAAATACAGGATTTCAAGCCTTATGATGGAGATATTTGGGATCTGTTAGGCGAATAGGTAAATGGATTTTAAGGAGTCACCAGAAAAACATTGATATCTATTCTGGCACCTATGATGAACTGTTTTACAGTAGCGGTTATATTTTTAACCTTGCCCTGTGCACAGATGGGCAGGTCGAAATGACCTCTCGGAAGAATTGGGTACTCCATTAACAAGGGGAAGCCCTTGAAAACAATGTTTTATGGAGACATTTTCTGCGAAGATTTTCTTGTTTATGGGGATACCCGACTGTTCAAGCAGGTCTTCATATTACCATCCGGTTAAAAAAACACAGTACACCGGATGATGGAGGATATCTTCCCATCCGGTGTGCTGTCTTTTGGAATCCACTTTAACTGATCCCATGCAGTAGAATTTTGGCTTCATATGCAGATTATGGCGTGGAGATGCTGAAATAATCCGGAATATGCTTGGTAAACACACTGCCAGAGCCAAATTCATAAAGGATTGGAGGCGTCTCCCTTGTTTCATTTTAAATAATTGTTAGTCAGCTTCTCTATCCCTAAAAACAGAAGGTGGCTACATTATACTCAAGCAGGATCAGCCTCCCCTCATCGTCAAAGGGACCGATGCCCATGCCGTAGCGCATGGGGCTTGGCTCCCTCCGTGCCAGTGTCAAGTGCGCCCGCGTCCCCGGGCGTTTGGCCGGGTTCCAGAACCAGAGACGCCCTGGAGCGGAAAGCGGACACCGGATCTTGATTTCCTGACAGCAGAAAATGTCTGCTTTGGACTTGGCGGGGATGCGCAAAAGCTTTTGCGCTTGCAGGCGCAAAGCCGTTGACATTCCAGACCACTGTCTTCATGACTGCAGCCCCTCCCTGCCCACCGAAGTGGGCTTTGGCATGCCCCAAGCCGGCAGTATAAAATCTCTTCCAGAAAAATACAATGCCTGCCCTTGCCGAATTTGTCAAGAGCAGGCATTGTTGTTTCCTCCTTGCAGCGGTTTTTCAGGGGCGTTGCAATTATAACCAAACCAGAGCCGAATGGGGGAAGCCTTCCGAAATTTCTCCGGATAGGACATTCCGCAGTCTGTGGGGGCTATTTTTGCCGCAAATAATTACCGGCAACTTGGCCAGAAAGAGTCACCAGAGTAATTCGTTTCTATATTCGGCTTATGCTGGTAAGAAACTGTATAACACTGTTGGGTGAAGAGCAGATGATGTTGTTGATCTTGATGCCATCAGCTGCGTGGCCTCAAAATTCCAGGAGGCAGCCCGCATATCCATACCGATCTTTGTGCGGTTGACGAGCCGGGGCAGTACCACCAGCACCGCCTCCAGGAACGGCGTGATCACCTTCGCCATCCTGGTAGACGGCTTGACAACGGTGATCTGGCTGGACGGGCCGGGCAGGCATCTCTCGGCTCATTCCCCACGAAGCAGTGACCTGCCGCCCAAAATCATCCTAAGATTTGTACAAGATATTCCATTGACTTGCCTGTGTCTCTATGATACGTTTGACTCAAATTTGCAGCTTACGACAGGAGGCTTCTATGCGCTCAGAAATCGGAGTCGGCATCATCGGATGCGGCAGCGTTGCCAGATGGAAATATGTTAAAAACCTGGCAGAGATGTCAGGCGTCTCTCTTCGGGCCTTCTATGGTGGCCGGGCTGAGGAGTTCCAGCAGCAATACGGTGCTCCGGGCTCCGCAGTCTGTCGAGATCTGGCGGAATTTTTGGCCCGTGAAGACGTTGATGCCGTCTGTATCTGTACGCCGAACAACAGCCATGCAGAAATTGCCCTGGCAGCCCTGCGCGCAAGAAAGCATGTGCTGTGCGAAAAGCCCATGGCCATCTCCGCTGAGGATGCCGTTCGGATGGTCGAGACAGCGGAACAGATGGGCGTCCTGTTGACAGTGGGGCACCAGTCCCGGTTCTCTCCCGCCGCTCAGGCCCTTTACCGCCAACTGCGGGAAGGCGCCTTCGGCTCCCTCTACTTTGCCCGGGCCAGCATGGTCCGGCGGATGGGAATCCCCACTTGGGGGCACTTTTTCGACCCAGCAGTCC
This DNA window, taken from Dysosmobacter welbionis, encodes the following:
- a CDS encoding RraA family protein, producing MVSVGCRIHTHPARTDPGLVERFRNIPVANLDDCMGRTAALSSAIRPYGPRRLLGQAFTVRVPAGDNLMFHKAMDMAQPGDVFVIDAFGCEERSILGELMVSYCKIRGASGIVVDGCIRDADAIRAMNFPIYARGVTPNGPYKNGPGEIGGAVVVGGQVIRPGDILAGDGDGIVVIRPEDAEEILEQVEKLMANESRTLSEMKQHSTYIRPWVDEKLAELKCEYL
- a CDS encoding YfcC family protein, which encodes MQPKNSIRRKPAFPDGMLIVLGVIILCVIVTWFIPSGQYDRILDASGRQIVDPNSFHYIESEKISLLRIPHFIVEGTIAQAEMIFFLLTIGGCYEIVMHTGVLQAIIARMAKWKVRDMAFILVFTLVFAVIAAPAGGVVSFIGFAPIFVMIARAMGYDALVGVSLVLLGGAVGAAAGPITPFTTGVAQGIAELPLYSGLSYRIICMLVLWIVTALFIARYAKKVRLDPSKSYVYDLEQVQKNQEVEKHYDTDLSAQQIAILVIFILGLCLIIYGSLRLNWGNRVHMQIYLCMSVILAIVGKFNPNETVRVFVRGAKGMLAAALVLGLSRSISMILDEALVLDTVIYGCAAILNGLPTLLRGPAMLIANTVVNVFIISGSGQAAAVMPVFIPVADLVGLTRQTAVLAFNFGDGFSNWILPHSAPLMGFIGATSISYGKWFKYFWKLFLLWNALAMALLFIAQLMNYGPF
- a CDS encoding hydroxyacid dehydrogenase; translation: MKIFVNEPIHPAAMELLRSRAEVVSEWEDVPAVSAALVRTTKIGPDFLNRAKQLRVIGKHGIGYDNIDIASAKERGIAVVYTPLANVNSVAELAVSLFLALARKLVSAQKLIRSGECTRIAPPELTGTELSGKTVALIGLGHIAQQVAQILGVGFHCHLVGYDPYVSREKMATLDIEKADCLKEALRAGDLINISVPLNDSTRGMIGSAELGVCRPTAILVNTARGGIVDEVALYEALSRNELAAAASDVFAVEPPGVDMPLMSLPNFLPTPHIGANTEEALYRMGITVVEDLFAVLNGVSPRFPVP
- a CDS encoding amidohydrolase, whose translation is MMTKEEILNAAKKWEDFCIALRRDFHESPELSGQETQTIARICTELRAVGLSPIEVQDGGVLAVIEGDAPGKTVLLRADVDALPVQEDPCNLLRKKECVSKIPGVSHVCGHDCHAAMLVTVGKILAARRDFPGRIVLMFERGEEGGGNLRYLIDYLQKNHWDIDGVWGMHLNSDIPAGKFAIRSGPLMAGGLMFDITLVGKDGHGSRPDWANNPVDCFQTIQTALDKIRMRAVDPNDAITFSICRVSTESQRPNIIGRTLNFAGTVRYFDLERAYRPFSKAMRRIIDNIADAFECEAVYNQFECIAVPLINQSDCYEIAKQTLTEIFGEDRVVQGPLKFGSETLSYVMSFWPGMYLNLGIKDPTLGTGSGHHTAKFDVDESQFKTGVAAHIGYALAFLESSKKIQDFKPYDGDIWDLLGE